The Bdellovibrionales bacterium genome includes a region encoding these proteins:
- a CDS encoding single-stranded DNA-binding protein → MRMSGVNKVILVGRLGTDPEVKTISSGNTVARLSLATSENWKDREGQRQERTEWHRIVLWGKQAELAGKYLVKGRQVYIEGRLQTRSWEDQQGQKKYTTEIVANVIQFLGGGNQSETGRGSIDDMGSQDFGPEPKFDADEEIPF, encoded by the coding sequence ATTCGAATGTCTGGAGTAAACAAAGTCATTCTCGTGGGTCGCCTGGGTACAGATCCCGAAGTTAAAACTATATCTTCTGGAAACACCGTGGCTCGATTGAGTCTCGCCACAAGTGAAAATTGGAAAGACCGCGAGGGTCAGCGCCAGGAACGAACAGAATGGCATCGAATTGTCCTCTGGGGAAAACAGGCGGAATTGGCCGGCAAGTATCTCGTTAAAGGTCGTCAAGTTTATATAGAGGGCCGACTGCAAACACGTTCGTGGGAAGATCAACAGGGACAGAAAAAATACACGACTGAAATTGTCGCCAACGTCATTCAATTTTTGGGCGGAGGCAATCAGTCCGAAACAGGACGTGGGAGCATTGATGACATGGGGTCTCAGGATTTCGGACCTGAACCAAAGTTTGATGCTGATGAGGAGATACCATTTTAG
- the gspN gene encoding type II secretion system protein GspN, protein MAIIARIAEFLKKIFKYHKKKIFLVFISSSLFTLILFPYDDLADVVTIQVSKLSDNQVFIQFDHLGIDFFPTPGINLEKVEVQTPQLPTIKADELTLSPSIAGLLTFKPGLVARAEGFLEGNVSLKFKSGEKVEEGVYRKDIELRVTQLELSHLKELVEIPIKLTGKANLNTSFDVDPTFRDQPQGEIEFNTGEIKLPPSTIPTYYGPLSLPAFNWTQMMLKGRMVGGKFIIEMAELGGPKDAFNGQLKGSIDVTMNSRGGGLVPQFGAYELKLKLNVTKAAQESLSLFLGILDGYKTLTLTGASYAVRISGSRFGVNPSFSALAAF, encoded by the coding sequence ATGGCTATCATCGCTCGCATTGCTGAATTCTTAAAGAAAATATTTAAGTACCACAAAAAAAAGATTTTTCTTGTTTTTATCAGTTCCAGTTTATTCACTTTGATTTTGTTTCCCTATGATGACCTCGCTGACGTGGTCACAATCCAAGTCAGTAAACTCTCTGACAACCAAGTCTTTATCCAGTTCGACCATTTGGGAATTGATTTTTTTCCCACACCCGGAATCAATCTTGAAAAAGTTGAAGTTCAGACTCCGCAACTCCCAACGATTAAGGCCGATGAATTGACTTTGTCGCCTTCCATTGCCGGACTGCTCACCTTCAAGCCAGGCCTTGTGGCCAGAGCTGAAGGCTTTCTTGAGGGGAATGTCAGTTTGAAGTTCAAGTCCGGCGAGAAGGTGGAGGAAGGCGTCTATAGAAAAGACATTGAATTGCGAGTGACCCAGCTTGAGTTGAGTCATCTCAAAGAACTCGTCGAAATTCCCATCAAATTGACAGGAAAGGCGAATCTGAACACTTCTTTTGATGTAGATCCGACCTTTCGCGATCAGCCTCAGGGAGAAATCGAATTCAACACGGGTGAAATCAAACTCCCTCCCTCAACAATTCCAACCTATTATGGGCCACTGAGTCTTCCGGCATTTAATTGGACACAGATGATGCTGAAGGGACGGATGGTGGGAGGAAAATTCATTATTGAAATGGCTGAGCTCGGCGGCCCTAAAGATGCCTTTAACGGACAGCTCAAGGGCTCCATTGATGTCACAATGAACTCCCGCGGGGGCGGGCTGGTTCCTCAATTCGGCGCTTATGAATTGAAATTAAAGCTCAATGTCACTAAGGCGGCCCAAGAAAGCTTGTCGCTATTCTTAGGAATACTTGACGGTTACAAAACCCTCACTCTGACGGGAGCCAGTTACGCTGTCCGGATTTCGGGCTCGCGATTTGGCGTCAATCCGTCCTTTTCTGCATTGGCCGCCTTTTGA
- the pilM gene encoding pilus assembly protein PilM, whose amino-acid sequence MRSVGIDIGRFSVKIAEVEATQRSFTLTRLEEFPLSTDPTKDTEIEVLDILRTISSQYSDHSSTLFVFGLPQEQVIVRLREFPFKERHKILKSIPFELEDDIPFSSDGAIFDGKVTRYRGAGAEVLACTTPLARIKAQIQKARDGSIDPSIICPEGIAFANLFEDWSEPPIQEPAPLATEGEVSPSAPHGAQAILNIGHKSTFLIIRSENRLVAIRTLDWGGTDIANALARKYQIHIVEALKELRKKGFILTSDQGATNDQISFSNTIKDVVDGLAHELHLTLLEIESDQNIHIEKAFLCGGACQLQNLGPYLTQKLEIPFNRLKEISGNASLNVESNNAGEVSGAVAISLAIEGLKRPRNPAVNLLRGVLAKQSQTFKRVMEKWGHTLTIAAVSFAALLIWSILRESFSQTMTENALEQLKVQAQNITGGELKGARANSSNIRKYIQEKENEAKNRKLAEKVHSISSALDVLKSITESTPSKKKIVVDVASVRVDNDQVEIQGSVASPSQVDALVASWKGLSLDGKIEKFNPTVKIQSGKSAFGLRFRVERIKGS is encoded by the coding sequence ATGAGAAGTGTTGGCATTGATATCGGCCGATTCAGCGTCAAAATCGCAGAAGTCGAGGCCACTCAACGCTCCTTCACTCTCACTCGTCTCGAGGAATTCCCCCTGAGTACAGATCCTACCAAGGATACAGAAATCGAAGTTCTCGATATTTTACGAACGATCAGCAGCCAGTACAGCGATCACTCTTCCACCCTTTTTGTCTTTGGTTTGCCCCAAGAACAAGTCATTGTCAGACTGCGTGAGTTTCCCTTTAAAGAACGTCATAAAATTCTTAAGAGCATCCCCTTTGAACTTGAGGACGACATTCCTTTTTCAAGTGATGGTGCCATTTTTGATGGCAAGGTCACTCGTTACAGAGGCGCGGGTGCCGAAGTTCTCGCCTGCACCACCCCTCTGGCTCGAATCAAGGCCCAAATTCAAAAGGCCCGCGACGGGAGCATCGACCCCAGCATTATTTGCCCGGAGGGGATCGCCTTTGCTAATTTGTTTGAAGACTGGAGTGAACCTCCGATTCAAGAACCGGCCCCTCTTGCGACAGAGGGAGAGGTTTCTCCCTCTGCCCCCCATGGGGCTCAGGCCATACTCAATATTGGACATAAATCGACATTCCTTATCATTCGCTCTGAAAATAGGTTGGTAGCTATTCGTACCCTGGACTGGGGAGGGACGGATATCGCAAATGCTCTCGCAAGAAAATACCAGATTCATATTGTGGAGGCGCTCAAAGAATTACGTAAAAAGGGATTTATTCTCACCTCGGACCAAGGAGCCACCAATGATCAAATCTCCTTTTCTAATACGATCAAGGACGTAGTTGATGGGTTGGCCCACGAACTGCATCTCACTCTCCTTGAAATTGAATCCGACCAAAATATCCATATAGAAAAGGCGTTCTTGTGCGGAGGGGCTTGTCAACTTCAAAACCTAGGGCCTTATCTGACTCAAAAGTTAGAGATCCCGTTTAATCGGCTGAAAGAAATTTCAGGTAATGCCTCACTTAATGTTGAAAGCAACAATGCAGGAGAAGTTTCGGGAGCCGTCGCCATCTCTTTGGCGATCGAAGGACTCAAGCGCCCCAGAAATCCGGCCGTTAATTTACTTCGTGGAGTCCTCGCAAAGCAAAGTCAGACGTTCAAACGTGTCATGGAGAAGTGGGGACATACGCTCACGATCGCTGCCGTGAGCTTCGCAGCCCTCCTTATTTGGTCCATTCTGCGCGAGTCCTTTTCTCAAACTATGACAGAAAACGCTCTTGAGCAGTTAAAAGTACAAGCACAAAACATCACCGGCGGAGAGCTCAAGGGGGCAAGAGCCAATTCATCTAATATTCGAAAGTACATTCAGGAAAAGGAAAATGAAGCCAAAAATCGCAAACTGGCTGAAAAAGTTCATAGCATCTCTTCTGCCTTAGATGTCCTGAAGTCGATCACTGAGTCCACACCAAGCAAGAAAAAAATTGTGGTTGATGTGGCGTCCGTCCGAGTCGACAATGACCAGGTGGAAATTCAAGGTTCCGTCGCTTCACCCTCTCAAGTAGATGCTCTGGTTGCATCTTGGAAGGGACTTTCTCTCGATGGAAAAATTGAAAAATTTAATCCGACAGTGAAAATTCAAAGTGGAAAATCTGCATTTGGTTTGCGTTTTCGCGTTGAACGAATAAAGGGCAGTTAA
- a CDS encoding general secretion pathway protein GspK, with translation MPKRKTRLTKILTPLSNSRGVALMMAIFIMTILTFLAVEVSYRTSIENNIATQGVSRIRAYYAARAAIELSLFRIHLYKKALAAFGDKLGQAQFMLDPLWQFPFMWPPVLPDEIHGVDKAQIETVVKESSMKASYSVAIESEGGRIDVNDLGADSKELVKATRQQILQVFQAEVDSNEKFAKRYGSFNFEELVNNMIDWVDDDSQSLNGGAEKGYYPDFKSDSVPPSAPFKTLKEMHMVAGMTDELFEVLARRVTVYGSKGINVNYSVKEVLKSLDPQLTDEIVDKIMKRRSNSNEGGPFQSTDDFYKFIESLGVRTASFNPAKIPLTFDAELNFRIRATGVFGRVSRDIEVVTFDFDNIKERYIEILTKAEKDEAEPGGDGGQSGGEPTPNSAEEKPKPPDEKKPTKTKLNAPKGRPTIVYWNEN, from the coding sequence ATGCCGAAGCGAAAAACCCGACTGACGAAAATCCTGACCCCGCTCAGTAATTCCCGCGGTGTCGCTTTAATGATGGCGATTTTCATCATGACCATTCTGACTTTTTTGGCCGTCGAGGTCTCCTATCGTACCAGCATTGAAAACAATATTGCCACTCAAGGTGTTTCAAGAATCCGGGCCTATTATGCCGCACGCGCCGCCATCGAACTGAGTCTCTTTCGAATACACTTGTACAAAAAAGCTTTAGCCGCTTTTGGCGATAAGCTCGGTCAAGCTCAATTTATGCTTGACCCTCTTTGGCAGTTTCCTTTCATGTGGCCTCCTGTGCTACCTGATGAAATTCACGGTGTTGATAAGGCTCAGATTGAAACAGTGGTCAAAGAGTCCTCCATGAAGGCCTCCTATTCGGTTGCAATTGAATCGGAGGGAGGAAGAATAGACGTCAATGACCTGGGTGCTGACTCGAAAGAGTTGGTGAAAGCCACTCGTCAACAAATCCTTCAGGTCTTTCAGGCTGAAGTCGATTCTAACGAAAAATTTGCCAAACGCTACGGCTCTTTTAATTTCGAAGAACTCGTCAACAATATGATTGATTGGGTTGATGACGACAGCCAGAGCCTCAATGGCGGAGCAGAGAAGGGATACTATCCTGATTTTAAAAGTGACTCCGTTCCTCCCAGTGCTCCCTTCAAGACCCTCAAAGAAATGCATATGGTCGCCGGGATGACGGATGAACTCTTCGAGGTCTTAGCAAGACGTGTGACGGTCTACGGATCTAAAGGCATCAACGTCAATTATTCTGTGAAGGAAGTTCTTAAATCTCTTGACCCCCAATTGACCGATGAGATCGTCGACAAAATCATGAAACGGCGTTCAAATTCAAATGAGGGAGGTCCCTTTCAATCTACCGATGATTTTTACAAGTTTATTGAATCTCTGGGAGTCCGCACAGCTTCGTTCAACCCGGCGAAAATCCCGCTGACATTTGATGCGGAGCTTAACTTTCGCATCAGAGCCACGGGCGTCTTCGGCCGAGTCTCGAGAGATATCGAGGTTGTGACTTTTGATTTCGACAACATCAAGGAAAGGTATATCGAAATCTTGACCAAAGCCGAGAAAGACGAAGCCGAACCCGGCGGCGATGGTGGTCAAAGCGGTGGCGAACCCACACCCAATAGTGCCGAAGAAAAACCAAAGCCTCCGGATGAAAAAAAGCCAACAAAAACAAAATTAAATGCGCCGAAGGGTCGACCCACTATAGTATATTGGAATGAGAACTGA
- a CDS encoding prepilin-type N-terminal cleavage/methylation domain-containing protein, translating to MKRTPTFSQSGMTLMEVMIATAILAVIAAYTAETVQRAVKSKIKVEGDIDRKSTVRDALRIMERDVNLAFHYRDIGVQLYNISEKERLERLKKGPTPSDPKKPDPPPPVDPPPPPPSPTEPAKPFKPKKQKIFTHFMGEENRMDFTTLNYARIREDDRSSDQAEIGYFLRDCRNRYDKKKSSQCLWRRIDPLIDDDVTKGGTETVLLEHVLRFELRYLGPGKEEDWTKQWKTNKGGDANSENNFPYAVEITLEYHNKTNPSEKPVSMTLVAAVRFPNNPTKEEKNAEAKNPTDENPDPAQ from the coding sequence ATGAAGAGAACCCCCACTTTTTCACAAAGCGGTATGACTCTGATGGAGGTGATGATTGCCACGGCCATTCTGGCCGTCATCGCTGCTTACACAGCAGAAACTGTTCAGAGAGCTGTGAAATCAAAAATCAAAGTTGAGGGTGACATTGATCGCAAATCAACAGTGAGGGACGCCTTGCGCATTATGGAACGTGATGTAAACCTCGCTTTCCATTACCGGGACATTGGTGTTCAACTCTATAACATCTCCGAAAAGGAACGTCTGGAGCGTCTGAAAAAGGGCCCCACACCATCAGACCCCAAAAAACCAGACCCACCCCCACCAGTGGACCCTCCTCCGCCACCTCCAAGTCCAACTGAACCTGCTAAGCCCTTTAAACCAAAGAAGCAAAAAATATTTACGCATTTTATGGGCGAAGAAAACCGAATGGATTTCACCACACTCAACTATGCGCGTATCCGCGAGGACGATCGGTCCAGTGATCAAGCTGAGATCGGATATTTCTTGCGTGATTGCCGCAACCGCTACGATAAGAAAAAATCAAGCCAGTGCCTTTGGAGACGCATTGATCCCCTGATCGACGATGATGTCACAAAGGGGGGTACCGAAACTGTTTTGCTGGAACATGTGCTGCGTTTTGAGCTTCGCTACTTGGGACCGGGCAAAGAAGAGGATTGGACCAAACAGTGGAAAACAAATAAGGGAGGGGATGCCAACTCGGAAAATAATTTTCCCTACGCAGTTGAAATCACCCTTGAATACCACAACAAGACAAATCCTTCAGAAAAGCCGGTGAGCATGACTCTTGTCGCAGCAGTCCGATTTCCTAACAACCCAACCAAAGAGGAAAAGAATGCCGAAGCGAAAAACCCGACTGACGAAAATCCTGACCCCGCTCAGTAA
- a CDS encoding type II secretion system protein, with the protein MKKTPQLSAEGFTLLEVLLAIAILTGVIITVSQTWSGNFNRVRKITLSNNVATLLERKMTEIEAKFQKAPVSEIPEEEEGDFGADLPNYSWKLKSQKFQMPDLSALLTSKDGGANEMLITMIKQLSEFVSKAVKEVTVSVLLKSGSKTTTYDATTYFVDWEQEIAMPGGGGGTPTGGAPGGDPSDPQPNESEKTK; encoded by the coding sequence GTGAAAAAGACTCCTCAACTTTCTGCAGAGGGCTTCACATTACTTGAAGTCCTTCTCGCAATAGCCATTCTGACGGGGGTTATTATAACCGTCTCACAGACCTGGTCAGGAAACTTTAACCGTGTTCGCAAGATCACTCTGTCTAACAACGTCGCCACATTGCTTGAAAGAAAAATGACAGAAATCGAAGCGAAATTTCAGAAAGCTCCTGTATCCGAAATTCCCGAAGAGGAAGAGGGAGACTTTGGAGCCGATCTTCCTAATTACAGCTGGAAGCTCAAGTCTCAGAAGTTTCAAATGCCAGACCTCTCCGCCCTCCTCACGTCAAAGGATGGCGGCGCAAACGAAATGCTCATCACGATGATCAAACAGCTCTCCGAGTTTGTTTCAAAGGCCGTAAAAGAAGTCACCGTCAGTGTGCTCCTTAAGTCAGGAAGCAAAACTACGACCTACGATGCAACCACATATTTCGTTGACTGGGAGCAGGAAATTGCCATGCCTGGGGGTGGGGGAGGAACTCCTACAGGAGGTGCTCCAGGGGGTGATCCAAGTGACCCTCAGCCGAATGAAAGTGAAAAAACCAAATGA
- a CDS encoding type II secretion system protein: protein MKVGPAKTKISLLRISRFSLLRGNCLFRRHQHRDDAGFTLIEVMIVVAIMASIVVMVLPRIGNKNNQLKEVIRRFTVLSREIRHRARLENATYRIVIDMKDGAESGKSQHEYWIEKSSSRVLLSKSDRSDEEKDKDGNPIDTDGFAFDETILKKKQILPSPLWFEDVEISGSDRPFNSGRAFIHFFPEGLVQEAAVHFRIAEGETWTFVINPLTGKGDVVTKRLELKEVRDQ, encoded by the coding sequence GTGAAGGTGGGACCGGCGAAGACGAAGATATCTCTTCTGAGAATCTCTAGATTCTCTCTCTTACGAGGAAATTGCTTATTTCGCCGGCATCAACATCGCGACGATGCCGGTTTTACCCTCATTGAAGTCATGATTGTCGTTGCAATCATGGCATCTATCGTTGTCATGGTTCTTCCTCGCATTGGAAACAAAAACAATCAACTCAAAGAAGTGATCAGAAGATTTACTGTCCTTTCTCGCGAAATTCGCCACCGGGCTCGTCTTGAAAATGCAACTTATCGCATTGTGATCGACATGAAAGATGGAGCTGAAAGCGGCAAATCTCAGCATGAGTATTGGATCGAAAAGAGTTCCTCGCGAGTTCTCCTATCGAAGTCGGATCGCTCCGATGAGGAAAAAGACAAAGATGGCAATCCTATCGATACGGATGGTTTTGCTTTTGACGAAACGATTCTAAAAAAGAAGCAGATTTTGCCCTCTCCCCTTTGGTTCGAAGACGTTGAGATCTCTGGCAGTGACCGACCTTTCAACTCCGGCCGCGCTTTTATTCACTTCTTTCCAGAAGGACTGGTTCAGGAAGCAGCCGTCCATTTTCGAATCGCGGAGGGAGAAACATGGACCTTTGTCATAAATCCATTGACCGGAAAAGGTGATGTTGTCACAAAACGCTTAGAATTAAAGGAAGTACGAGACCAGTGA
- the gspG gene encoding type II secretion system major pseudopilin GspG, translated as MIKKIKTINPNQKGMTLVEIMIVLLILGGLASILATTVMGRLKKAKIGQAKLQISELGKSLDMFYADCSFYPSSDQGLSALVQAPSGEPSCSGWGPDPYIKKVPRDPWNNEYLYEAQGNSYVLKSLGGDKREGGTGEDEDISSENL; from the coding sequence ATGATAAAAAAAATTAAGACGATAAACCCAAATCAAAAAGGCATGACACTGGTCGAAATCATGATCGTGCTGTTAATTCTTGGGGGATTGGCTTCAATTCTGGCCACGACGGTGATGGGTCGGTTAAAGAAGGCCAAAATCGGCCAAGCAAAGTTGCAGATCTCAGAGCTCGGAAAATCACTGGATATGTTTTACGCAGATTGCTCATTCTATCCCTCGTCAGATCAAGGTCTCTCTGCTTTGGTGCAGGCTCCGAGTGGGGAACCCAGCTGCTCCGGTTGGGGACCTGATCCTTATATCAAAAAAGTTCCTCGAGATCCCTGGAACAATGAATATCTCTACGAGGCCCAGGGCAACTCATACGTCTTGAAATCTTTGGGTGGGGATAAACGTGAAGGTGGGACCGGCGAAGACGAAGATATCTCTTCTGAGAATCTCTAG
- the gspF gene encoding type II secretion system inner membrane protein GspF — protein sequence MPLFEYKGLNKAGKNLRGTLDAENARTARAKLKKDGVFVIDLKDKSKAVKKGKTKKAGHNKGVSVNDLSMMTRQLATLLKANIPLVDSLGAVSEQVENEMLSEVIADIKNNVNEGSPFHKSLRKYPKIFNVIFVSMCEAGEMSGTLDVILLRLAEFTESQNELNSKIKSAMIYPVLMMVFMLAMLSVLFVFVIPKMVLVFESNPEMTLPWYSVMVIDFSGLLVNYWHVITVIIFAVFFVFKSWKNSPSGSGQWDAILLKLPAIGKLARMVAVSRFTRTLSTLLRGGVPMLTAMSIVRNVVDNEVLATALDDARENISEGESIAGPLKKSGQFPPIVIHMINIGEKTGELENMLTQVSDAYDFQVRNAVEGLTSLLTPLMLILMGCVIGVIVFSIMIPIFEMSNIGG from the coding sequence ATGCCACTCTTTGAATACAAGGGCCTCAATAAGGCTGGCAAAAATTTACGTGGAACACTCGACGCCGAAAACGCTCGCACGGCTCGCGCCAAACTCAAAAAGGATGGCGTTTTCGTCATCGATCTGAAGGATAAATCAAAAGCCGTCAAAAAAGGAAAAACCAAGAAAGCCGGGCACAACAAAGGCGTCAGCGTCAATGATCTCTCCATGATGACTCGACAGTTAGCGACTTTGCTCAAAGCCAATATCCCATTGGTCGATAGTCTCGGGGCCGTGTCTGAGCAAGTTGAAAACGAAATGCTCTCTGAAGTGATTGCAGATATTAAAAATAATGTGAATGAAGGATCTCCTTTTCACAAGTCCCTCAGGAAATACCCCAAGATTTTTAATGTTATCTTTGTCTCAATGTGTGAAGCCGGAGAAATGTCAGGAACTTTAGACGTCATTTTACTTCGACTGGCAGAGTTTACTGAATCACAAAATGAACTCAACAGTAAAATCAAATCTGCCATGATCTATCCGGTTCTGATGATGGTCTTTATGCTCGCGATGCTGTCCGTCTTGTTCGTTTTTGTGATACCCAAAATGGTTCTTGTTTTTGAGTCCAATCCAGAAATGACCTTGCCTTGGTATTCGGTCATGGTGATTGATTTTAGCGGCTTGTTGGTCAATTACTGGCACGTGATTACGGTTATTATTTTCGCCGTATTTTTTGTTTTCAAAAGTTGGAAAAACTCCCCCAGTGGCAGCGGACAATGGGATGCGATACTTTTAAAACTTCCGGCTATTGGCAAACTGGCTCGGATGGTGGCGGTTTCTCGCTTTACCCGAACTCTTTCGACTCTCCTCAGAGGAGGGGTTCCGATGCTGACGGCCATGTCCATTGTTCGAAACGTCGTAGACAACGAAGTCTTGGCAACAGCTCTCGATGACGCCCGTGAAAATATCAGTGAAGGAGAATCTATTGCGGGACCCCTTAAAAAATCGGGACAGTTTCCTCCTATTGTCATTCACATGATCAATATTGGTGAAAAAACAGGAGAACTGGAGAATATGTTGACGCAGGTCAGTGATGCCTATGACTTTCAAGTTCGAAATGCAGTTGAAGGCCTGACTTCTCTCCTCACTCCTTTGATGCTTATCTTAATGGGTTGCGTTATTGGGGTGATAGTATTTTCCATCATGATCCCAATATTTGAAATGTCTAACATTGGCGGCTAG
- the gspE gene encoding type II secretion system ATPase GspE translates to MATHNYETLLIKGTGITAEQLPSLLKLLDKNGRSLKEMLEAKGYNNPEEALADLCDFLDVAFIKEIPYGDIPVDLIRDIPINYAKNNEVLPFRLETDKLVVLTSNPINLKVLDDLRVLFSKRIEVKVTTSAKLQEAINRVYEKSTAALEGLDDIESEEYDLDDPVIDLLEAGDDDAPVIKLVNTLLFRSVKEKASDIHLEPYEKDMVVRFRIDGILFDIFKPPKKLQNSITSRIKVMANLNIAEKRLPQDGRIPLKLAGKDIDVRVSSVPTAFGERLVLRLQDRSNVVLELEQLGFSEESLKNISHLLSKTYGIFLVTGPTGSGKSTTLYACLTKINSIDKNIITVEDPVEQRIHGIGQIQVNSKIGLTFSTGLRSILRQDPNVIMVGEIRDLETADIAINASLTGHLVLSTIHTNDSAGVFPRLIDMGCEPFLIATSLLGVIAQRLVRILCPHCKQTYDPTDVELASLDLTRSQVRGANICRPVGCNECNQKGYIGRTVIQELLLITEEIRTLIMQRQDGGTIKKAALRDGMKTFRDHGIQKVLKGISSIEEVLTNTQVDA, encoded by the coding sequence ATGGCGACTCATAACTACGAAACACTTCTTATCAAAGGCACGGGCATTACTGCGGAGCAACTCCCGTCTTTGCTCAAGCTATTAGATAAAAACGGACGATCCCTCAAGGAAATGCTCGAGGCGAAGGGCTACAACAATCCCGAAGAAGCCCTCGCTGATCTTTGCGATTTTTTGGATGTGGCCTTTATCAAGGAAATTCCCTACGGAGATATACCCGTCGATTTGATTCGGGATATTCCCATCAACTACGCCAAGAACAACGAGGTTCTCCCTTTTCGACTCGAGACAGACAAGCTCGTCGTCCTGACCTCAAATCCTATTAATCTCAAGGTATTGGATGACTTGCGCGTTTTGTTTTCCAAACGCATAGAAGTGAAAGTCACGACAAGTGCCAAGCTCCAGGAAGCGATCAACCGAGTCTATGAAAAGAGCACCGCAGCCCTGGAGGGCCTCGATGATATCGAAAGCGAGGAGTACGACCTCGATGACCCCGTTATTGATCTTCTGGAGGCCGGAGATGACGATGCTCCAGTGATTAAATTGGTCAATACCTTGCTCTTTCGATCGGTGAAAGAAAAGGCTTCCGATATTCATTTGGAGCCTTACGAAAAAGACATGGTTGTTCGATTTCGTATTGATGGGATTCTTTTCGATATCTTCAAGCCGCCAAAAAAATTGCAAAACTCCATCACTTCTCGAATAAAAGTGATGGCCAATTTGAATATTGCAGAGAAACGCCTTCCACAAGATGGTCGGATTCCTTTGAAGCTGGCCGGAAAAGACATTGATGTGAGGGTGAGCTCAGTCCCAACGGCCTTCGGAGAACGCCTCGTGCTTCGTCTTCAGGATCGATCCAATGTTGTACTCGAATTAGAACAATTAGGATTTTCTGAAGAAAGTCTTAAAAACATCAGTCATCTCCTCTCGAAGACATATGGAATTTTTCTTGTCACGGGCCCGACAGGAAGTGGTAAATCAACGACACTTTATGCCTGTCTCACAAAAATTAACTCCATTGATAAGAATATTATCACGGTCGAAGATCCGGTGGAGCAGCGAATTCATGGAATCGGGCAGATCCAGGTCAATTCGAAAATCGGACTCACCTTCTCGACGGGATTGAGATCCATTTTGCGACAAGATCCGAACGTCATCATGGTCGGTGAGATTCGAGATCTCGAAACTGCAGACATCGCGATCAACGCTTCGCTCACGGGCCACTTGGTTCTTTCAACAATTCATACCAATGATTCTGCCGGAGTCTTTCCGCGACTCATTGACATGGGCTGTGAACCTTTTTTGATTGCAACTTCTTTGCTTGGTGTGATTGCCCAGAGGCTTGTGAGAATTTTGTGTCCTCACTGCAAACAAACCTATGACCCCACGGACGTCGAATTGGCAAGTCTCGACCTCACTAGAAGCCAAGTGCGCGGCGCCAATATCTGTCGGCCGGTTGGCTGCAATGAATGCAACCAAAAGGGCTATATTGGGCGAACTGTCATTCAAGAATTGCTTCTCATTACCGAAGAAATTCGAACCCTCATTATGCAGAGACAGGACGGCGGCACGATCAAAAAGGCCGCTCTTCGAGATGGAATGAAAACCTTTCGCGACCACGGTATTCAGAAAGTTTTAAAGGGAATCTCAAGTATCGAAGAAGTCCTCACAAATACTCAGGTTGATGCCTAA